TGTGTCGAAAATAAAGAATCGACATTTTGAAAAAATTTTTAACGGGGCTACTCATCATCATAGGCCTGCTAGGGAATAGCATAGCGAGCCAGGCACAGGTGCGGAAAGCGGTGAAGGACAGTGTGAAGATTTCTGAAAGTCTCTATCACAAAAAGCATTCGCCGAAAAAAGCGTCAATATATTCGGCCCTGTTTCCAGGTCTTGGGCAGATATACAATAAAAAATACTGGAAGCTTCCAATCATCTATGGAGGCTTTGCAGGTTTGATATACGGATTTAGTTGGAACAATAATTTGTATAACGACTATTTTGAAGCGTACCGGACCATATCGCAGTACAGTAGCCCAAGCCAATTAACGGCACAGGACAAGGCATACCTCGACAAGTTTATCAATAATCCCTCGATTGATCTTACCAACTCCACTCATTTCAATTATGTGACCAAGCAATTGCAAAGTGGTAAAGATTTCTATCGGAGAAACAGGGATTTAACAATTATTGGTATGTTTGCATTGCATGTGCTAAATATCATTGATGCAAGCGTTGACGCAAACTTTTTCGATTATGACATCAGTGATGATTTGAGTATGCGGATCGCACCTGCTCCAATGAATTATTACGGCAGGCAAACAGTTGGCGTTAAGGTCAACATCAAATTTTAGAGAACGATATGATGGGAAAGTGGAAGAAAATTACATTGCTCGTGGCTTTTGCGGGATTAATCCCGGCGACACTGGTTGCCAAGGATGATTCCAAGACCAGCCGGGATTACGATTTAAAGAAGGCAAGGTTTATTGCCGTTACCAAACTCGACACCGTCGACAATGGTTACGACAAGACCTATACCCTCCCGAATGAAGATTTAAGCGAACTTGAAGCACAGAAACTCGATTCGATGGTCAACACCTGGTATGTCCAGAATGCCTTCGAATTTGATAGTCTCAGTTATAATACTCTACCCGACTCATTGAAGAAAGCACTTCCGGATTCTGTTTACATCAACAGACTTCAGGATATTAATTCGTACATCGATCTGTCTTTCAACAATACCGTCAAGAATTTTATCACGCTCTATACCATCAAACGTCGCGACCAGGTAAAAGTGATGCTGGGGCTCGCCAATTATTACTTCCCGATATTCGAACAGATTCTCGATAAATATAATCTGCCGCTGGAACTGAAATACATGGCCATCATTGAATCGGCATTGAACCCGAGAGCTTTCTCCCGGGCTGGAGCTTGCGGTCTGTGGCAGTTTATGTATGGAACGGGTAAAATGTTAGGACTGGAAATCAATTCATTTGTTGACGAACGTCGCGACCCGGTGAAATCAACCGAAGCTGCGGCCAAATATCTCCAAGATCTGTACAACATTTATGGTGACTGGCACCTGGTGATTGCGGCATACAACTGTGGCCCGGGCAACGTAAATAAAGCGATTCGCCGTTCGGGAGGCACCAAAAATTACTGGAAAATCTACTATCAT
This Prolixibacter sp. NT017 DNA region includes the following protein-coding sequences:
- a CDS encoding DUF5683 domain-containing protein produces the protein MKKFLTGLLIIIGLLGNSIASQAQVRKAVKDSVKISESLYHKKHSPKKASIYSALFPGLGQIYNKKYWKLPIIYGGFAGLIYGFSWNNNLYNDYFEAYRTISQYSSPSQLTAQDKAYLDKFINNPSIDLTNSTHFNYVTKQLQSGKDFYRRNRDLTIIGMFALHVLNIIDASVDANFFDYDISDDLSMRIAPAPMNYYGRQTVGVKVNIKF
- a CDS encoding lytic transglycosylase domain-containing protein, whose protein sequence is MMGKWKKITLLVAFAGLIPATLVAKDDSKTSRDYDLKKARFIAVTKLDTVDNGYDKTYTLPNEDLSELEAQKLDSMVNTWYVQNAFEFDSLSYNTLPDSLKKALPDSVYINRLQDINSYIDLSFNNTVKNFITLYTIKRRDQVKVMLGLANYYFPIFEQILDKYNLPLELKYMAIIESALNPRAFSRAGACGLWQFMYGTGKMLGLEINSFVDERRDPVKSTEAAAKYLQDLYNIYGDWHLVIAAYNCGPGNVNKAIRRSGGTKNYWKIYYHLPRETRGYVPAFIAAAYVMNYAKEHHLAPTQPSFDIVTDTIQVHNYLNFQQVSAVLNIPVEELRDLNPQYRRDIIPATAKKAYTLKIPANKTSDFIDKESFVFAYNRDKFFPNNKIVVPSRHYSYFTPGDVAGKDKVYYTVKRGDNVGFIAEWFHVRASQVRYWNNIHRNLIRVGQKLVIYVPKGKGAHYKQYNSMTFAQKQSGKVPANRAVQSTVDTDGPYTIYTVRRGDNLWTIARKYPGVSNFDIMKMNGIKDAKSLKPGQRIKIPTNA